From the genome of Triticum aestivum cultivar Chinese Spring chromosome 3B, IWGSC CS RefSeq v2.1, whole genome shotgun sequence, one region includes:
- the LOC123068245 gene encoding ABC transporter G family member 7 gives MEIKGLGQLLAALAAALFLRVVAAGAGPALLPPAEDDEGEDLEAGEGGGVRPVTIRWARVTCALKNKRGDVARFLLSNLSGEAKPGRLLALMGPSGSGKTTLLNVLAGQLAASPSLHLSGFLYVNGQPMSQGGYKIAYVRQEDIFFSQLTVRETLSLAAELQLPDTMSPERKEKYVNDLLFRLGLVNSADSIVGDAKVRGISGGEKKRLSLACELIASPSVIFADEPTTGLDAFQAEKVMETLRQLAEDGHTVICSIHQPRGSVYSKFDDIVLLSEGEVVYMGPAKEEPLKYFASLGYQCPDHENPAEFLADLISTDYSSAESVQSSQKRIENLIDDFANKVLITEFNSPVTQSEGSEFSTKLAQKSTSKQRRGWWRQFHLLFKRAWMQAFRDGPTNKVRARMSVASAIIFGSVFWRMGKTQTSIQDRMGLLQVAAINTAMAALTKTVGVFPKERAIIDRERAKGSYALGPYLSSKLLAEIPIGAAFPLMFGSILYPMAKLHPTISRFAKFCGIVTVESFAASAMGLTVGAIAPTTEAAMALGPSLMTVFIVFGGYYVNPDNTPVIFRWIPKASLIRWAFQGLCINEFKGLQFEHQHSYDVQTGEQALERFSLGGIRIADTLVAQGRILMFWYWMTYLLLKKNRARYQQLLPPSEEDQSKQQTE, from the exons atGGAGATCAaggggctgggccagctcctggcgGCGCTGGCCGCGGCGCTGTTCCTGCGGGTCGTCGCCGCGGGGGCCGGCCCCGCCCTCCTCCCgcccgcggaggacgacgaggGCGAGGACCTggaggccggcgagggcggcggggtgcggcccGTGACCATCCGGTGGGCCCGCGTCACCTGCGCCCTCAAGAACAAGCGCGGGGACGTG GCAAGGTTCCTGCTGTCGAATCTGTCCGGGGAGGCGAAACCAGGGAGGCTGCTGGCACTCATGGGGCCGTCAGGGTCCGGCAAGACGACTCTGCTCAATGTGCTGGCAGGGCAGCTCGCGGCGTCGCCTTCCTTGCACCTCTCTGGGTTTCTCTACGTCAATGGCCAGCCCATGTCGCAGGGCGGTTATAA GATTGCTTATGTGAGGCAAGAAGACATTTTCTTCTCACAGCTCACGGTGCGGGAAACGCTCTCCCTTGCTGCTGAGCTCCAGCTTCCTGACACCATGTCTCCTGAGAGGAAGGAGAAGTATGTTAATGATCTCTTGTTTCGTCTTGGATTG GTCAACTCTGCTGATTCTATTGTGGGTGATGCAAAAGTACGTGGAATTAGTGGTGGTGAAAAGAAGCGCCTCTCGCTTGCATGTGAACTTATTGCAAGTCCTTCAGTCATCTTTGCGGATGAACCAACAACAG GCCTTGATGCATTCCAGGCAGAGAAGGTGATGGAGACTCTTAGACAGCTTGCAGAAGATGGGCACACTGTCATATGCTCTATACACCAGCCGAGAGGTTCAGTCTATAGCAAATTTGATGACATTGTGCTACTCTCAGAGGGAGAAGTTGTATATATGGGGCCGGCAAAAGAAGAACCTCTAAAATACTTTGCATCATTAGG GTACCAATGCCCAGATCATGAGAACCCTGCTGAGTTCTTGGCTGATCTCATTTCCACTGATTATAGCTCAGCTGAAAGTGTGCAGTCATCACAGAAAAGGATTGAGAACCTAATTGATGATTTTGCGAATAAGGTTCTGATTACTGAATTTAACAGTCCAGTAACACAATCGGAGGGCTCTGAATTTTCTACCAAACTTGCTCAGAAGTCCACTAGCAAGCAAAGACGTGGTTGGTGGAGACAATTCCATTTGCTGTTCAAGAGAGCATGGATGCAG GCTTTTCGTGATGGACCAACAAACAAAGTGAGAGCAAGAATGTCTGTTGCTTCAGCAATTATATTTGGATCAGTGTTCTGGCGAATGGGGAAAACTCAAACTTCCATACAAGATAGGATGGGACTTCTTCAG GTGGCTGCCATAAACACAGCAATGGCTGCTCTGACAAAGACGGTGGGGGTTTTCCCGAAAGAACGAGCTATAATTGACAGAGAACGAGCAAAAGGTTCCTATGCACTTGGACCATATCTCTCATCTAAGCTGCTGGCCGAGATTCCGATTGGAGCAGCATTTCCGTTGATGTTTGGATCCATTCTCTATCCAATGGCTAAACTTCATCCAACAATTTCGAG ATTTGCCAAGTTCTGTGGCATTGTGACTGTTGAATCGTTTGCGGCATCAGCCATGGGTCTTACTGTGGGAGCAATCGCTCCTACAACCGAGGCTGCGATGGCTCTTGGGCCATCCCTTATGACGGTGTTCATCGTCTTTGGAGGATACTATGTGAACCCTGATAACACCCCCGTCATCTTCCGCTGGATCCCGAAAGCGTCTCTGATCAGATG GGCCTTTCAAGGACTTTGCATCAACGAGTTCAAGGGTCTGCAGTTTGAGCACCAACATTCTTATGATGTTCAAACTGGAGAACAG GCCCTGGAGAGATTTTCACTGGGAGGAATCCGCATCGCCGACACGCTGGTGGCGCAGGGCAGGATCCTGATGTTCTGGTACTGGATGACCTACCTCCTCCTGAAGAAAAACAGAGCGAGGTACCAGCAGCTCCTGCCGCCCTCCGAGGAAGATCAAAGTAAGCAGCAGACGGAGTAG